The Rhodococcus triatomae genome includes a window with the following:
- a CDS encoding STAS domain-containing protein yields MGDVQFSTVPLGFESAVLMISGEIDIVSAPPLRENLRVRVQEYRTLVVDFSGVDFFGSAGLGLFDTLEQAERDKGLEFEVVYGRSVARMLRAAALDAQWPSCASIYDAVREVETRGHRSLAPAV; encoded by the coding sequence GTGGGAGACGTCCAGTTCTCCACGGTGCCTTTGGGTTTCGAATCCGCGGTGCTGATGATCAGCGGCGAGATCGACATCGTCAGCGCTCCACCCCTGCGTGAGAATTTGCGTGTGCGCGTGCAGGAGTACCGCACACTCGTGGTCGACTTCTCCGGCGTCGACTTCTTCGGCTCCGCGGGGCTGGGATTGTTCGACACGCTGGAGCAAGCCGAGCGCGACAAGGGGCTCGAATTCGAGGTCGTCTACGGTCGCTCCGTGGCCCGGATGCTCCGCGCCGCCGCGCTCGACGCCCAATGGCCCTCGTGTGCAAGCATTTACGACGCCGTTCGTGAAGTGGAAACCCGTGGTCACCGGTCGTTGGCCCCTGCGGTCTGA